Within the Microbacterium sp. 1S1 genome, the region CAGCATGAGGCTCTCGCCCTCCTCGACCGGCTGCTCCGGCCGACGGACGCCACGGACCGGGACCGCACTCCCGGCGGCTAGGCTCGAAACGTGACGCCCGTGCCGCAGTCCCCCTACGCGAGGGCTCTCGGCGTGCGCCTCACCGAACTGCATCCGCGACTGCAGACGTACTTCCAGGCGGTGCCGGAGGGCATGGTCGGCGTCGGCGAGGGCACGTTCCACCGCGTCGGCACACCCCGGCGCGCGCTCTGGCCGCTACTGCATCGCCTCGAGCGCCGCGGAGTCATCGCCGCCCGATGGGAGCGCGACGTGCCGTTCCGCATCGAGAACCGGACGATCGCCTCCCGCGCGATCGCCGAGCGCACCTTCCGGTTCGCGGACGGACCGTGGGTCATGCGCGACGCCGTGGCGCCGACGCGGCACGGCCGCATCGTGGACGAGCTCGGCGAGCCCGGACTGATCGTGGCCTGCTTCGACGTGGAGCCCCGCGCCGGAGCTCTGCACCTCACGAGCCGGGCGGTGGGCGTCCGCGTCGGGCGCTTCCGGCTCCGCATCCCGCGGATCATGGCTCCCGTCGTCCGACTCGTCGAACGCTGGGATGAGGAAGCCGAGCGCCAGCGCGTGCGCCTGACCGTGGACGCACCTCTCCTCGGGCGTCTCTACGAGTACCGCGGCGACTTCAGCTACCTCCTGGAACCGGATCGGAAGGACGACGACGCATGAGCACGGATCGGGTGGTCATCGGTGGGGCGACCGGCTTCATGGGGCGGTACCTCACGGCGCGTCTGCGGGATGCCGGTCGCGAGGTCGTCACGATCTCCCGCTCGGGCAGCGACCTGACCTGGGCAGACCAGGGCGGCATCGACGCGGCCGTCGACGGCGCCTCCCTCGTGATCGGCCTCGCCGGCAAGAGCGTGAACTGCCGGTACACGCCGCGAAACCGGGCGGAGATCTTCCGCTCGCGGCTCGACACGACCGGGGCCCTGAGCCGCGCGATCTCCCACGCGTCCGCCCCTCCGCCCCTGTGGATCAACTCCTCCACCGCGACGATCTACCGGCACGCCGAGGACCGGCCGATGACGGAGTCCTCGGGCGAGATCGGCACGGGCTTCTCGGTCGAGGTCGCCAAGGCGTGGGAGCGGGCACTCTTCGCCGACGAGCTTCCCGGCACGCGCCGCGTGGCGCTTCGCAGCGCGATCGTCCTCGGCGACGGGGGCGTACTCGAACCGCTCCGGAACCTCGCACGACTGGGCCTCGGCGGCCCGCAGTACGACGGCTTCTGGCCGGTCGGCCAGCGACGCCGCGCCGCCGGCACCGCGCACCTGCCCGGAGCCCGCCGCGGTCGGCAGCGCTTCAGCTGGATCCACATCGAGGACGTGGCGCGCATCATCGCCTTCCTCGAGGAGACCCCGAGCATCGAGGGACCGGTCAACGCCGCTTCCCCGAACCCCGTCGACAACGTCGCGTTCATGGCCACCGTGCGCCGCGTGCTCGGCGCCACGGTCGGACCGCCGATGCCACGGTGGATGCTCGAACTCGGCGCCATCGGCATCCGCACCGAGACGGAACTCGTGCTCAAGAGCCGCTGGGTGCTGCCCGAGAAGCTGGCCGCCGCCGGCTTCACGTTCCGCTACCCGGACCTGGAGGAGGCCGTCCGCGCGTCCTTCGCCGCGGCCGACGAGGCGACACGCGCTTCCGCGGCCTGACGGCGGCGGCTAGGACTGCGGCAGGGCGTCGTCTCCGCGCTCGCGGCGACGCCTCTCGATCTCCTCGCGCAGCCGCCACTCCTCGATCTCGCGGTCGAGGTCCGCGATCTGCTGTTCGGTGGAACGGGTGTCGACGGGCGGCGCGGGACGAGCGACGGCGGTCGTGGGAGCGGACGGACGCTCGGCCCGGCGCATCCGCGGGATCGGGACACCGCCCTCGCCGTACTCGCGGCCGATCGCGAACCACAGCACGCTGCCGATCAGGGGCAGGAGGATCACGATGATGAGCCAGACCATCTTCGGCAGGTACTTCACCTGCGCGTCGTCGCGCGTGATGATGTCGATCAGCGCACCGATCATCAGCGCGATGACCAGGAGCGAGAACAGGAACGGCATGGGTTCAGAGTAGACGACGACCGGACAGGAGCCGAGACCTCACGGCAGCAGGTGC harbors:
- a CDS encoding DUF4166 domain-containing protein, whose product is MTPVPQSPYARALGVRLTELHPRLQTYFQAVPEGMVGVGEGTFHRVGTPRRALWPLLHRLERRGVIAARWERDVPFRIENRTIASRAIAERTFRFADGPWVMRDAVAPTRHGRIVDELGEPGLIVACFDVEPRAGALHLTSRAVGVRVGRFRLRIPRIMAPVVRLVERWDEEAERQRVRLTVDAPLLGRLYEYRGDFSYLLEPDRKDDDA
- a CDS encoding epimerase; translated protein: MSTDRVVIGGATGFMGRYLTARLRDAGREVVTISRSGSDLTWADQGGIDAAVDGASLVIGLAGKSVNCRYTPRNRAEIFRSRLDTTGALSRAISHASAPPPLWINSSTATIYRHAEDRPMTESSGEIGTGFSVEVAKAWERALFADELPGTRRVALRSAIVLGDGGVLEPLRNLARLGLGGPQYDGFWPVGQRRRAAGTAHLPGARRGRQRFSWIHIEDVARIIAFLEETPSIEGPVNAASPNPVDNVAFMATVRRVLGATVGPPMPRWMLELGAIGIRTETELVLKSRWVLPEKLAAAGFTFRYPDLEEAVRASFAAADEATRASAA
- a CDS encoding PLDc N-terminal domain-containing protein encodes the protein MPFLFSLLVIALMIGALIDIITRDDAQVKYLPKMVWLIIVILLPLIGSVLWFAIGREYGEGGVPIPRMRRAERPSAPTTAVARPAPPVDTRSTEQQIADLDREIEEWRLREEIERRRRERGDDALPQS